Proteins from a genomic interval of Pantoea deleyi:
- the smrB gene encoding endonuclease SmrB translates to MSKKTPLSPDDQALFRQLMTGTRQLKQDTFVHKAPVKTRQVPIKRLLSEQADNSHYFSDEFQPLLSTEGATRYVRADVSHFELKKLRRGDYTPEIFLDLHGLTQQQAKQELGALIAACRREHLFCASVMTGHGKHILKQQTPLWLAQHPWVMAFHQAPKLFGGDAALLVLIEIEEWQPPELP, encoded by the coding sequence ATGAGTAAAAAAACGCCCTTAAGCCCGGATGATCAGGCGCTGTTTCGCCAGTTAATGACTGGCACGCGTCAGTTAAAACAGGACACATTTGTCCACAAAGCGCCGGTAAAAACGCGCCAGGTGCCGATAAAACGTCTGCTTTCAGAGCAGGCGGACAACAGCCACTACTTCTCGGATGAGTTTCAGCCGCTGCTCTCTACCGAAGGCGCAACCCGCTACGTGCGCGCCGACGTCAGCCACTTTGAGCTGAAAAAACTGCGTCGCGGCGACTATACGCCGGAGATTTTCCTCGACCTGCACGGCCTGACCCAGCAGCAGGCCAAGCAGGAGCTGGGCGCACTGATCGCCGCCTGCCGCCGTGAACATCTGTTCTGCGCCAGCGTCATGACCGGACATGGAAAACATATTCTGAAGCAGCAGACGCCGCTGTGGCTGGCCCAGCATCCGTGGGTGATGGCCTTTCATCAGGCACCGAAACTGTTCGGCGGTGACGCCGCGCTGCTGGTGCTGATTGAAATTGAGGAGTGGCAACCGCCCGAGTTGCCGTGA